In Campylobacter sp. RM16187, the DNA window CTTTTGCTTTAACGACACCGATAGCTACTATGTGCCTATTGCACACAGCTATCTTGGAGTTAGCAAGCAAGTAAGCCTTAAATTTGCGGCTTGGGCGGTAGGTCAAATTTACAAAGGCTGCGTCATAGGGCAAAATTTAAAGTATGATTTTAAGGTCGTAAAGCAAAATTTAAACCTCAATCCGCCTAAAAATTTTAAAGATACGATGATCATGGCGTGGCTTATGGAGCCTTCGCAGGCTGTGGGTATGGACGCGCTTGCAAAGCGGCTTTATAATTACGATACGATCAAATTTGAAGATGTGGTCAAGCGTGGCGAAACATTTGCCAGCGTTAGCCTTGAAAATGCCGCAAAATACGCGAGCGAGGACGCTTGGATAACGCTTAAATTTTATAAGAGCTTTTTAAATCTGCTTGATCCAAATTTGCTTAAGCTTGCAAACGAGCATGAATTTCCTTTTCTTATCACGCTTTTTGATATGGAAAATCGCGGCATCAAGCTAAACAGGCAAAAAATGCAAAATTTAATAATTCAAAATGACGCCACTATCAAGCGACTTACTGCTGAAATTTATGAGCTAAGCGGCGAGAGCTTTAATATAAACTCCGTTAAACAGCTTGGCGAAGTGCTCTTTGAGAGGCTAAATTTGCCTGCCAAGAAAAAGACTAAAACAGGCTACAGCACCGATGAAGCCGTGCTTACCGAGCTGCTTGAGGCTCATCCTGTTATCGCTAAACTGCTTGAATACCGCGAAATTTATAAGCTTCAAAGTACTTATTGCGAACCGCTTTTAAATTTGGCTAAAAACGATGAAAACAGCCGAATTTATACAAATTTTATGCAAACGGGCACGAGCACTGGCAGGCTTTCTAGCAAAAATCCAAATTTGCAAAACATCCCTGCGCGCGGAAGCCTTGCTTATGAGGTTCGCGAGACGTTTGAGGCAAAGGATGGCTTTAGTCTTGTGGGGCTTGATTATAGCCAGATAGAGCTAAGGCTGCTTGCGCATTTTAGTAAGGATAGTGCGCTGCTTGAGGCGTTTGCAAATGATGAGGATATCCACGCCCGCACGGCGATTAGCATATTTGGCGAGAGTAATGCGCAAAATAGAGCCGTGGCAAAGAGTATAAATTTTGGGCTTATCTACGGTATGGGTTCAAGTAAGCTCTCAGGGCAGGTCGGTATCTCACGCGCCGAAGCAAAAGAGTATATAGAGCGCTATTTTAGGGCTTTTCCAAGCATTAAGGGCTTTTTAGAAAGCATTAAAACCGAGGCTAAAAATAATGGATTTGTTACCACCTTGCTTGGTCGCAAAAGATTTTTTGACTTTAGCACGGCAACTCCGATGCAGCTTGCGATGTATGAGCGCGAAGCGGTAAATACGATATTTCAGGGCTCGGCTGCTGATATTATAAAGCTTGCGATGGTAAAAATAGGCAAAATTTTAGACGAGCGAGCCAGTATGCTGCTTCAAATTCACGATGAGCTTATATTTGAGGTTGAAGACGGCTTTGCGCAAGAATTTGGCGAGCAGGCAAAAGAGGTAATGCAAAGCATTTATAAGCTTAATGTTCCGCTTAAGACTTCACTAAATATAGCGAAAAACTGGGGTGATTTGAAGTAAAAGGCTTTATATTGCCTTTTACTTTTGAACCTCTTTAAGGATTAGGTTTATTTTGAATTTTTGATCCACATTACCGCTTTCGGATATCTTTTGAAACGCTTTTATAATTTTTTCTTGCATAGTCTTAATCTCTTTGCTTTGATGCTCATTCTTTTGTAAAAATCTGATAGCGCTTTGCAGAAAATTAGAATCATGGCAATATCTTACCAGCTCATCCTCTCTTATGTTTTCTATTAATTGTTCAGCAATAGGATCCTTAGTTTCAAATATGTGTTTTATGATATTGTTTGCGGATGAAATTTTATTGAGTTGATTTTTGTCTAAAAAGTTATTGTATAAAGACTCTATCTTGTCATCAAAATTTAACATTAAATCAAGTGATTCGGTATATATATTTTGATGTATATTTTCATCGAAAACACTCTTTAAATAGTCGCATAGTATCTCTATCGCAAAACTATGATACTTCTCTTTGTTTGTTGTATCAAATTTCTTTAACGTATCTATGTATAAAATAAATGCGTCTATCCCTACAATATGAACTATATTTTCTTTATCATCTTTTAGGTGATTATATAGATTTGTTATGAAGGTTTTATTGTCATATTTTAAGTCAAGCACACCCTTAAGATATTCGTTGCGAATTTCGGATTTAATTTCACGATATTTTTCTTTTTCTATCAGTGCGTTTATTGATTCTTTTAACAAAGTTTCGTCAATAACCGAAGTCTTAAAATACGACACTATATTTTTCCCTATCATATAATAATCTTGATCTGTAGTTAATATGAGTTGATGGGCTAAATCTTCAGTGTTTGCATTGTTTTTATAAAGATCGTAAATGTCTTCAGGCAGGTCGCGATAGTTTAATTTTCCTATTAGATTATCAATATCTGCTGATGAATTTGTTGCGTTTATAACAGCTATGGCTAGTACATAATTGATAATGTTTTCTTTTATGTTGATTTGAGTATTTGTATATTTTGTTATAAATTTAGAGTAGTCATTTAATGCGTTTATAGCTCGTCTTATTACTCTGATATTATTAATATTGTGTTTTTCAAAATACTTTAATGCAATATCTTGAAAGCATATAAGTTCTTTTGAGATAAGCTCAAACGATTCTTTTGGTGTAGGGTTGTAGTAAAACTCATAATCCATAATCTTATCTTTGTATTTTGACAAAATTTCTTCTTCTATATTTTTACTTGACAAATTATTTTCATCTACTTCTTTTGTGGTGCTATTTTTAATTTGGTTATTTTCTATCTTCTCTT includes these proteins:
- a CDS encoding KAP family NTPase, which gives rise to MSFLSKEKIETRLKEILKMDSARCIVLDGKWGVGKTTFWNNFSSSLDEDFKKSIYISLFGKETIQEIKREIILQIYARNKYISEFTEKAKDLCFNDIIDQITPNLGTAIISSISFFKKKDFKDIIICFDDFERVSEKINLKDILGLISELKEQKNCHIVMILNKEKIENNQIKNSTTKEVDENNLSSKNIEEEILSKYKDKIMDYEFYYNPTPKESFELISKELICFQDIALKYFEKHNINNIRVIRRAINALNDYSKFITKYTNTQINIKENIINYVLAIAVINATNSSADIDNLIGKLNYRDLPEDIYDLYKNNANTEDLAHQLILTTDQDYYMIGKNIVSYFKTSVIDETLLKESINALIEKEKYREIKSEIRNEYLKGVLDLKYDNKTFITNLYNHLKDDKENIVHIVGIDAFILYIDTLKKFDTTNKEKYHSFAIEILCDYLKSVFDENIHQNIYTESLDLMLNFDDKIESLYNNFLDKNQLNKISSANNIIKHIFETKDPIAEQLIENIREDELVRYCHDSNFLQSAIRFLQKNEHQSKEIKTMQEKIIKAFQKISESGNVDQKFKINLILKEVQK
- the polA gene encoding DNA polymerase I; the protein is MNGKKTLTIIDTFGFFFRLYYAMPNLKNKEGKPSGMISGFANFIMNLREEFPSDYIIFALDSKGKTLRHEMAGEYKANRDEPPAPLKEQLPVCIEMIRQMGLCAMSKEGYEADDIIATAVKTAKEQDIFVRIVTHDKDLYQLIEDGKVSIYSPQSKIDHDSASCLEKYGVLPSQIRDFLALTGDSSDNIPGVKGIGAKGAKKLLDEFGNLENIYENLSFIRNDRTRQMLVDDRENAFLSKRLTSLFYDAVEIKSFQAALFPTQNPLLKIADLLREYDLNRILKSLQNSEENAEFKLGFNAHLLTDESEIERLLEGITDETMVAFDTETTGIDANNAKIVGFSFCFNDTDSYYVPIAHSYLGVSKQVSLKFAAWAVGQIYKGCVIGQNLKYDFKVVKQNLNLNPPKNFKDTMIMAWLMEPSQAVGMDALAKRLYNYDTIKFEDVVKRGETFASVSLENAAKYASEDAWITLKFYKSFLNLLDPNLLKLANEHEFPFLITLFDMENRGIKLNRQKMQNLIIQNDATIKRLTAEIYELSGESFNINSVKQLGEVLFERLNLPAKKKTKTGYSTDEAVLTELLEAHPVIAKLLEYREIYKLQSTYCEPLLNLAKNDENSRIYTNFMQTGTSTGRLSSKNPNLQNIPARGSLAYEVRETFEAKDGFSLVGLDYSQIELRLLAHFSKDSALLEAFANDEDIHARTAISIFGESNAQNRAVAKSINFGLIYGMGSSKLSGQVGISRAEAKEYIERYFRAFPSIKGFLESIKTEAKNNGFVTTLLGRKRFFDFSTATPMQLAMYEREAVNTIFQGSAADIIKLAMVKIGKILDERASMLLQIHDELIFEVEDGFAQEFGEQAKEVMQSIYKLNVPLKTSLNIAKNWGDLK